Proteins encoded in a region of the Hypomesus transpacificus isolate Combined female chromosome 17, fHypTra1, whole genome shotgun sequence genome:
- the LOC124479444 gene encoding inward rectifier potassium channel 16-like produces the protein MCSMPSRGPSIAVVRITEKKPANMDPQREQRVTIDTHHTEVHMAGSQHGKQQRTLRYMQKDGRCPVEFKTIPGEWGGYVTDIFTTLVEIRWRVMFLIFSLSNILSWLLFGLLYWLTAYVHNDTEDLGNQPCMYNVRSFTASFLFSMETQATIGYGFRGMSENCLVVIILVTVQVVLSCFIDTAIIGIIVAKMASARKRAQTVGFSKCAVVNLRNGALCLSWRLGDFRRNHILEGTARAQLVRHVKHSSGMFSVSHKDLDIEGRDIILATPATLVHRLGPGSPLYGMGPDSLLEKDFELVLSFTYNGDSTGILHQTRTTYTPADIHWGQRFQDMLRLGVRHYKVDYALFNQTTWVQVPMVSAEECDREKLPIKTIRAQGSILRNPSEIGQSKADVTEEVIQEAWL, from the coding sequence AGAAGAAGCCTGCTAACATGGACCCCCAGAGGGAGCAGCGCGTCACCATAGACACCCATCACACAGAAGTGCACATGGCAGGCTCCCAACATGGCAAGCAGCAGAGGACGCTGCGCTACATGCAGAAAGATGGCAGGTGTCCTGTGGAGTTCAAGACGATcccaggggagtgggggggctaCGTGACGGACATCTTCACCACCCTGGTGGAGATCCGCTGGAGGGTCATGTTCctcatcttctccctctccaacaTCCTCTCCTGGCTCCTCTTTGGCCTCCTCTACTGGCTGACTGCCTATGTGCACAACGACACCGAGGATTTGGGCAATCAACCCTGCATGTACAATGTGCGCAGCTTCACAGCGTCCTTCCTATTCTCCATGGAGACCCAGGCGACTATCGGCTACGGTTTCAGGGGCATGAGTGAAAACTGCCTGGTGGTCATCATCTTGGTGACGGTGCAGGTTGTGTTGAGTTGCTTCATCGACACCGCAATCATTGGCATCATCGTGGCCAAGATGGCGTCGGCCCGCAAACGAGCGCAGACGGTGGGCTTCAGCAAGTGCGCCGTGGTCAACCTGCGAAACGGCGCTCTGTGTCTATCGTGGCGTCTCGGAGACTTCCGGAGAAACCACATCCTTGAGGGCACCGCCAGGGCCCAGCTGGTCCGCCACGTGAAGCACTCCTCTGGCATGTTCTCAGTGTCCCACAAGGACCTGGATATAGAGGGCAGAGACATCATCTTGGCCACACCCGCCACCCTAGTCCACAGGCTGGGGCCTGGGAGCCCACTGTATGGCATGGGCCCAGACAGCCTTCTGGAGAAAGACTTTGAGCTGGTGTTGTCCTTCACGTACAATGGAGACTCCACCGGCATCCTGCACCAGACCCGTACCACCTACACCCCAGCTGACATCCACTGGGGCCAGCGTTTCCAGGACATGCTGAGGCTAGGGGTTCGTCACTACAAGGTGGACTACGCCCTGTTTAACCAGACCACCTGGGTGCAGGTGCCAATGGTCAGTGCTGAGGAGTGTGACAGGGAGAAACTGCCCATTAAGACTATTCGGGCCCAGGGCTCTATCCTCAGAAACCCTTCAGAGATTGGCCAGAGCAAGGCTGATGTCACAGAGGAAGTGATCCAAGAAGCATGGCTCTAA